The following coding sequences lie in one Arabidopsis thaliana chromosome 3, partial sequence genomic window:
- the FHA2 gene encoding SMAD/FHA domain-containing protein (SMAD/FHA domain-containing protein; CONTAINS InterPro DOMAIN/s: SMAD/FHA domain (InterPro:IPR008984), Forkhead-associated (FHA) domain (InterPro:IPR000253); BEST Arabidopsis thaliana protein match is: SMAD/FHA domain-containing protein (TAIR:AT3G07260.1); Has 459 Blast hits to 458 proteins in 156 species: Archae - 0; Bacteria - 0; Metazoa - 122; Fungi - 202; Plants - 94; Viruses - 0; Other Eukaryotes - 41 (source: NCBI BLink).) produces the protein MATAVGGGSDVEVGFAKLQGEDFEYYMQSYSIILGRNSKKATVDVDLSSLGGGMNISRNHARIFYDFTRRRFSLEVLGKNGCLVEGVLHLPGNPNVKLDSQDLLQIGDKEFYFLLPVRSILGGPLGPRHHVSGQTSVVPYHNYQSGPGSGSGKKGVRSRELYEYDDEDDDDDDDEEDDMRGSGKKTRRDGHEVVYASGEKKREGRSKVDREADDQQFLQLEEKDVVSSVATVLSDLCGPGEWMPMEKLHSVILKEYGNVWHHSRVRRYLSQEDWAIPEAKGKPWYGLLMLLRKYPEHFVINTRSKGRVTLEFVSLVTLLS, from the exons ATGGCTACGGCTGTTGGTGGCGGAAGCGATGTGGAGGTTGGATTTGCGAAGCTTCAAGGTGAGGATTTCGAGTACTATATGCAGTCTTACTCCATTATACTCGGCCGGAATTCTAAGAAAGCCACCGTCGACGTTGATCTCTCATCCCTCGGCGGTGGGATGAACATCTCGCGCAACCACGCTCGGATCTTCTATGACTTCACTAGACGACGCTTCTCTCTCGAGGTCCTTGGCAAAAATGGCTGCCTCGTTGAAGGTGTTCTTCATCTCCCTGGGAATCCTAACGTCAAGCTCGATTCACAAGACCTTTTGCAGATCGGAGACAAAGAGTTCTACTTTCTCCTACCGGTTCGGAGCATCTTAGGCGGGCCGTTGGGACCTAGGCACCACGTCTCTGGGCAAACAAGTGTTGTTCCATACCATAATTATCAGTCGGGTCCAGGTTCTGGGTCGGGTAAGAAGGGCGTCAGGAGTAGAGAGTTGTATGAGtacgatgatgaagatgatgatgacgacgacgaTGAGGAGGACGATATGAGAGGAAGtggaaagaaaacaaggaGAGATGGACATGAAGTAGTATATGCTTCCGGAG agaagaagagagagggaaGATCAAAGGTAGATCGTGAAGCTGATGATCAACAATTTTTGCAGCTGGAGGAAAAAGATGTTGTATCGTCTGTTGCCACTGTGCTTTCCGATTTGTGTGGTCCGGGAGAGTGGATGCCTATGGAAAAACTTCATTCGGTG ATATTAAAGGAGTATGGAAACGTATGGCATCACAGTCGAGTAAGAAGATACCTATCACAAGAAGACTGGGCTATCCCTGAAGCAAAAGGTAAACCATGGTACGGTTTGCTGATGCTGCTGAGAAAATACCCGGAGCATTTCGTCATCAACACGAGATCAAAGGGAAGAGTTACCCTTGAATTCGTTTCCCTCGTTACCCTACTCTCATGA
- a CDS encoding wound-responsive protein-like protein (wound-responsive protein-related; CONTAINS InterPro DOMAIN/s: Wound-inducible basic (InterPro:IPR012643); Has 27 Blast hits to 27 proteins in 9 species: Archae - 0; Bacteria - 0; Metazoa - 0; Fungi - 0; Plants - 27; Viruses - 0; Other Eukaryotes - 0 (source: NCBI BLink).), which yields MIYDVNSGLFRSFLSQKGSSSDKRKMEDKPREQKPKASDNKPVMNE from the exons ATGATCTATGATGTGAACTCTGGTCTATTCAGATCCTTCCTGAGCCAGAAGGGTAGCTCGTCCGACAAAAG GAAAATGGAAGATAAGCCAAGAGAACAGAAGCCCAAAGCCAGCGACAACAAACCTGTTATGAATGAATGA